A genomic region of Dissulfuribacter thermophilus contains the following coding sequences:
- a CDS encoding ABC transporter permease, producing the protein MNIFSAAIHWLRTIGKSRTLLRVFCIRELKGKFAGSFGGLLWVIAMPLSQILVYLFVFNTVFKVKLDRLQVGTDSFALFFLCGMFPWICFQEGIYRCCSILLENSNLITKVNFPVEILPTSALSTNFFINGAGFIIFLLYVLLVKGLTISVIFLPLIFMAFFLFSIGLGHIVAGATVFLRDIQHLLPVVLFVWFYLTPIIYPKTMVPNTFHFLFLLNPIYPFVELIRAAVFGTPIKGVEALFSLAWTFLSFFGGIFFFNKVKSSFADIL; encoded by the coding sequence ATGAATATTTTTTCTGCAGCAATCCATTGGCTTAGGACAATAGGCAAGTCCAGGACCCTTTTAAGAGTTTTCTGTATACGGGAATTAAAGGGTAAATTTGCCGGTTCCTTTGGTGGCCTTCTCTGGGTAATAGCCATGCCCCTTTCCCAGATACTGGTTTATCTATTCGTATTCAATACCGTATTCAAAGTAAAGCTCGACAGATTACAGGTCGGAACTGATAGCTTTGCCCTGTTTTTTCTATGCGGCATGTTTCCGTGGATATGCTTTCAAGAGGGGATATACAGGTGCTGCTCCATTTTATTGGAAAACTCCAACCTCATAACCAAGGTCAACTTTCCAGTAGAAATACTACCCACGTCGGCCCTTTCTACAAACTTTTTTATTAACGGAGCTGGTTTCATCATATTCCTTCTCTATGTGCTCCTTGTAAAAGGCCTTACCATCTCCGTAATATTCCTACCGCTAATCTTCATGGCCTTTTTCCTATTTTCAATAGGACTCGGCCACATTGTTGCTGGGGCAACCGTCTTTCTTCGAGATATTCAACATCTTTTGCCAGTTGTACTATTTGTTTGGTTCTACCTTACCCCTATAATCTATCCCAAAACAATGGTCCCAAATACGTTTCACTTCCTATTCCTACTGAACCCCATTTATCCGTTCGTGGAGCTCATTCGAGCTGCTGTCTTCGGAACGCCAATAAAAGGCGTTGAGGCTCTATTCAGCTTGGCCTGGACTTTTTTGTCCTTCTTTGGAGGCATCTTCTTCTTCAATAAAGTTAAATCGTCGTTTGCTGATATACTTTAG